Part of the Desulfovibrio desulfuricans genome, AATGCCCACGCCCTTGGTGCGCTGTTCAAAGTTGGTGGTGCTGAGGAGCATGTCCACCAGCTCGGCCACTTCCTTTTCAATGGAATTGAGCAGGTCCGTGGTAGTTTTGCGCGCATCGGCCAGAATATCGTTGCGGATGCCGCCGATAAGGTTGAGACCGTAGGTCTTGCGCGACCCGGTGAGCAGCTCGGCAATGGTCATGGATTTTTCACGCACGCGGAAGAACTGCTGAAAGCCGGAGTCAAAGCCCGTAAAGTGGCAGACAAGGCCGAGGTTCAGCAGATGGCTGTGCAGGCGTTCCGCCTCCAGCAGCAGGGTGCGTATCCAGCGGGCGCGCATGGGCACGTTGATGTCCAGGGCGTTTTCCACCGAGTTGGCGTAGGCGATGCTGTGGGCATAGCCGCAGATGCCGCACACGCGCTCGGCCAGAAAGGTGATTTCGTGGTAGCCCATGCGTACTTCCGCAGCTTTTTCCATGCCGCGATGCACATAGAACATGCGGTAGTCGGCATCCACCACGTTTTCGCCGTCAACAAACAGGCGGAAGTGCCCGGGTTCGTCAGAAGTGACGTGCATGGGGCCAATTGGCAGAATGCGGTTTTTACTGCTGCCCAGCTCGTTGATGAAGTCGTAGGTTTCCGTGTCCGTGGTGGGCGCGGGGCGCTGGCGGTAGTCCATGCAGTCCTTGCGCAGAGGGTGCAGGTTGTCCGGCCAGTCGTCGGGCAGCACCAGACGGCGCGCATCGGGCAGGCCCACGGGTGTGAGGCCGTACATGTCGCGGATTTCGCGCTCGCCCCACACGGCGGCGGGCACCCTGGCCGTGACGGAAGGGAACTCCTGCCGGTCGGCGTCCACGAAGGCACGTACAACTATCCAGCATTTTTCGCCTTCTTCCATGGAAAGGGCGTAGTAGATGGCAAAGCTGCCGTTGAGCGTGCGTTCGTCGTTGCCAAAAACCACCGGCAGCCAGCCGCCCTGATCGTAATAAAGGTAGGAAACCACATCGGGCAGAGCCTCCAGCTTGACCGTGATGGTGAGCTGGTTGCTGGTTTGCCGTTCTTCATCAAGAACAGCATAGGGAAAGCGCTGCCGCACGTTTGCCACATACCCTGCGCCGCGATTGCCGCTGGCGGGGTGTTGGGTCTGTTCCGTGGTCGTGCTCACGTTATATCTCCTGACGGGAAGAAGTTTGCTTTGCGTCGTCGGCTTCCGCCGCATCCGCCGTATCGTGGGAAGCGGCGCGTACCATGTCGCGCAGGGCGGGCTGCACCTGGGCCGTGGCGGTATTTTTATCCAGCACGATGCTGGTGGCTGCGTTGAGCATGTTCACCACAGGGGCGGGCGTGCAGGTGCCCATAACTAGCAGCAGGCCCAGCAGCACGGCGGCGGGGATAAGGGTCATGCTGCCCTGTTCGCCTTTTGCGATGGATTCCGGCGCTTGGCCGGAGAGCGTCACCGCCACCAGATGCACCAGCGCTCCCAGAGCGACCATGAGCAGCACGGCAAGAGCCGCAACCAGATACATGTGACCGGCGGTGATGCCGGAAACGACCACCATGAATTCGCTCAGGAACACGCTGAACGGCGGCAGGCCGCCTAGAGCCAGGGTTCCCGCTGCCAGAAACACGGCGGAAACAGGCATGATCTTGAGCATGCCGCGCACGGTGGTCATGTCGCGCGTGCCGTACTTGAGCAGCACGTTGCCCGACACGCAGAACACCAGACCTTTGGCAAGGCTGTGGCTGATAACGTGGAACAGGGCGGCAAAGATGCCCAGCGGGCCGCCAAAGCCAAGGCCCACGGCGATGATGCCCATGTTTTCAACACTGCAATAAGCATAGCGGCGCTTGATGTCGTTTTGCGAGATCATGCTGAACGCCGCTACAAGTATGGAAAGCAGACCGAAAACCAGCAGCATGTTTTGCGGCACAGCGCTTGAGATGCTGCGGCTGATAAGGATGTAGTAGCGCAGGATGACCAGCATGGCCGCCTTGAGCAGCACGGCGGAAAGCAGGGCGCTGGTGGGGCTTGGGGCTTCGCTGTGGGCATCGGGCAGCCATGCGTGCATGGGGAACAGCCCGGCCTTGGTGCCAAAGCCGATCAGTACGAACACAAAGGCCAGATACATGAGGGTGTGATCAAGGCCGTCCGCATAGCGCAGGGCTTCGGTCCAGAATATGGCGTCAGAGGGGTCAAGCCCCTGGGCGGTCATGGCTGCGGAGGCGTTGGAATACACCAGCACCGTGCCGTAGAGGCCAAAGGCCACGCCCACGGTGCAGATGACAATGTACTTCCAGGCAGCTTCAAGCGAGGAATTCTGCCCGTAAATGCCCACCAGAAAGGCCGAGGCAAGGGTGGTGGCTTCCACGCCAGCCCACATGAGGATCAGGTTGTTGGTGGTGATCACCGAAACCATGGTGAAGATAAACAGGTGGAAAAAGCCGTAATAGTTGCAGAGCGTGGGCACGGAAACTTCGCCGTGGTCCACTTCCTGCTTCATGTATCCGTAGGAATACAGGCCGGTAATGGTGCCAAGCACGGCCAGCACGGCCAGAAACATGGCCGAAAGGCTGTCGAGATACAGCCACTTGCCGGCGGCAAAAAGAGCGCCATGCTCATATACACTGCTTACAAGTCCGTAGGCCGTGACCAGAAGGGCCGCGCAGCCTGCCGTATTGATGATGTTGACCACGGCGCGTATGCCGCGCCCGCAGAAGGCGCAGGCAAAGCACAGCAGCGACGTGATCAATGGCGCGGCGAGCAGCAGGTAAAAAAGCATGGGGTTGCTGTTGGTCATGACATTCATGGCTCACCCCTTCAGCGCGGAAAGATCATGCGCGCGCAGCGTGTTCATGGTGGTGAAGATGCGGCGCACCATGTAAACCATGATGATAACCGCGAAGATGGCGTCTGTGGAAATGCCAATTTCCACAAGATGCGGGGCCTGGTTGGCCAGCAGGGCCAGGGTCATGTGCGCGCCGTTTTCCATCAGGCAATAGCCGAATATCTGCTTGATGATGTTGCGCTGCACCACAATGCACATAACGCCGATCATGAAGTGACCAAGCGATACGGCCAGTACAGGCTCAAGACCGTGCTGGGTAATGATGGGCACCTGAACCGTGCTCACCACAAAGTGGCACAAGAGCAGCAGAACGGCTGACAGTATGACGACCACAGATGTGGGAATGACCATTCCCTGCGCTTCAGGGTCGCTCATTTTGCCGAGGGCCTTGTACATTATCAGCGGCACAAGGATGACCTTGGTCAGAACGGCGGTTCCGGCCCAGGTATACAACTCGTGCGCCTGCATCAGGCCGCCCAACGCAATGAACGAGAGCACCAGCACGGCAGACTGCACAGCGTACAGCAAGGCGGATGTTGTGGCTTTTTTGCAGGTGACCACCATCAGGGATGTGACCACCAAAAGCCCCGCGAGATTGTTGATGATTATACTTGAACTCAACATGCTTAGCCTCCGTGGTTCAACCAGTAAACGGCCATGATGCTGGAACAGAACGACATGAAAACAAGGATGGCCAGCACCAGCTTCATGGCGGCGGGCACAGGCTGCGCCTGCGCCACAACCTCAGAGGGTTTGCCGGGTACAGTCTTGCCGAACCAGTAGAGGAACCAGGCAAAGCTGCCCACGGATTCGATCATGACCAGCACCGTCAGCACCAGCACCAGCCAGTGGGTTGAGCCAAGGGCAAAACCAGTGGTGAAGATGGGGTACTTGCTGAAAAAGCCATTGAGCGGCGGCACGCCGGTGATGGCCAGTGCCGCCACGCAAAAGCCCACGCCCAGCAGAGGCAGGCGTGACAGGATTCCCTGCAACTGGGTGAGGGTGCGCGTGCCGCATGTGTAGCTGAGCGCGCCAGCAACAAGGAAAAACAGGCTCTTGGCAAAA contains:
- a CDS encoding hydrogenase large subunit translates to MSTTTEQTQHPASGNRGAGYVANVRQRFPYAVLDEERQTSNQLTITVKLEALPDVVSYLYYDQGGWLPVVFGNDERTLNGSFAIYYALSMEEGEKCWIVVRAFVDADRQEFPSVTARVPAAVWGEREIRDMYGLTPVGLPDARRLVLPDDWPDNLHPLRKDCMDYRQRPAPTTDTETYDFINELGSSKNRILPIGPMHVTSDEPGHFRLFVDGENVVDADYRMFYVHRGMEKAAEVRMGYHEITFLAERVCGICGYAHSIAYANSVENALDINVPMRARWIRTLLLEAERLHSHLLNLGLVCHFTGFDSGFQQFFRVREKSMTIAELLTGSRKTYGLNLIGGIRNDILADARKTTTDLLNSIEKEVAELVDMLLSTTNFEQRTKGVGILDRKVARDYSPVGPMIRGSGFARDVRADHPFEGYAHIPVNVFSFDGCDIFSRALVRVKEVFDSIAQCRYVLDNMPGGPVLTEGFTYTPHKFALGFTEAPRGEDVHWSMTGNNQKIFRWRCRAATYANWPVLRYALRGNTVSDAALIIGSLDPCYSCTDRVTLVDVRKKKAKTVSYQDFEQYGIDRKHSPLP
- a CDS encoding hydrogenase 4 subunit F, producing MNVMTNSNPMLFYLLLAAPLITSLLCFACAFCGRGIRAVVNIINTAGCAALLVTAYGLVSSVYEHGALFAAGKWLYLDSLSAMFLAVLAVLGTITGLYSYGYMKQEVDHGEVSVPTLCNYYGFFHLFIFTMVSVITTNNLILMWAGVEATTLASAFLVGIYGQNSSLEAAWKYIVICTVGVAFGLYGTVLVYSNASAAMTAQGLDPSDAIFWTEALRYADGLDHTLMYLAFVFVLIGFGTKAGLFPMHAWLPDAHSEAPSPTSALLSAVLLKAAMLVILRYYILISRSISSAVPQNMLLVFGLLSILVAAFSMISQNDIKRRYAYCSVENMGIIAVGLGFGGPLGIFAALFHVISHSLAKGLVFCVSGNVLLKYGTRDMTTVRGMLKIMPVSAVFLAAGTLALGGLPPFSVFLSEFMVVVSGITAGHMYLVAALAVLLMVALGALVHLVAVTLSGQAPESIAKGEQGSMTLIPAAVLLGLLLVMGTCTPAPVVNMLNAATSIVLDKNTATAQVQPALRDMVRAASHDTADAAEADDAKQTSSRQEI
- the hyfE gene encoding hydrogenase 4 membrane subunit; its protein translation is MLSSSIIINNLAGLLVVTSLMVVTCKKATTSALLYAVQSAVLVLSFIALGGLMQAHELYTWAGTAVLTKVILVPLIMYKALGKMSDPEAQGMVIPTSVVVILSAVLLLLCHFVVSTVQVPIITQHGLEPVLAVSLGHFMIGVMCIVVQRNIIKQIFGYCLMENGAHMTLALLANQAPHLVEIGISTDAIFAVIIMVYMVRRIFTTMNTLRAHDLSALKG